One stretch of Daphnia pulicaria isolate SC F1-1A chromosome 8, SC_F0-13Bv2, whole genome shotgun sequence DNA includes these proteins:
- the LOC124310818 gene encoding protein unc-79 homolog isoform X4 — MAQTRDMRIWREAKPQRHGRRESVNARNNHRPVSSRVCYRATDNMATRAATFAAKVRNLHDYQLRLLNSSGSPPSGHDVANTLKYFSQTLLGILKDVPDFPLVMVYNRESNTKRMALFPSLDYKGLYTVLIQLLEVAPLIQTGVDVLGQALISTILCVMPFLEQDLIDNLPSLVASSIVHMPSSLHGYIVQVLCSFLLPLTMGTPPADGVFNVIEPSVPGIIMAVLQYTTNTAHHCQLMETLMSLKPDVAKDLLCIIAHGTLKARVPGAHLLFYYWPSLNPTLYDRRGVNTKFNGFALNGWKPVMCQRDECQSSGEAAEAIKLCLDHRVAVVQQSNNENGPLLVICATCADEIKRLEPPANLSSNGNQQQHFEPLVELLLPMLQVAATCDNTSCRSTDKTASVSCFSSSCTSYNDRRPIRYCAQCHSIRHNNRRGGDHIFHCNLTSAWEMSPEMQSYTVDAVVSLLKEAQPYSFERSSESNDRLTRAGLWLCGDLDTIYSFGLEERRLLSRYGVWLLTAVCRPVPEAAKSIIGRLIGALFHWFDTTAHVTDDQAGSVLEPLKSEMLREWIVEAQENQLDVLLDCLMPWPASYSRVGGSWDTGHCPKAVHIKEGFNRLFCLVPYEIITVDLWNDIVPRWLESMVTTVPSDEWIEFRIILSKLLDSSMSPLGFDAQQMFRFLAVRFRGTHLRVQQQTLNWLQLLSSLHIVVPIDLLVNIFQEGVNTSKLDTDNEIPNFDMEEIRPLSPVSNQSVSSSELPLSLPEKSLACHVLMLDILLEQLEVQEEPSNGGLTGAPLAQHCLTLLKDMIHVRQCMLHNCTSADCYMCSLLTSWYQLAQELIAFYSPLHAAVVSECFEELENCVEMAAAQSVQQQQQPSPGEQQTNKPEEAISTVYYQEQQQQQVLQLGEVRTAKMETVSELDLAPILPSERVLRAVANAVTCTEMEVAGCKAQVAQPSMLTDDPSDHMDHPDHQQPNQQYWVTTAGKFRFALDELPNHLQLIYGFLKELYHLIRPDTQRHLLRCVEILCLHCEVLSKSACREHPGFLFWVQENLTVAQLWNLLESQTSHVAQTCASLLLHCLTLPGGSDVFWKIMESDFHSRDWKTRFSSVERMMLVCQFLDDPTVKQSSILQSILTNAFCFLISSMDDINTAVANRATILLESLHDGSLKLLVWCMEQQFDSFISDRPLLLHSIMALHHHPWLTKRKIISWKFFFNRFDALYLEAQLSLQRAGELIEPRDLKSSHMSNESFNKKLQKAREAIKRYAPSRSSSPTQQQPRSLMRSLSLSTHRFNRRKSTPIHHPQHGVTKSYSRQSSSAQLKLMRSRGALGGDRMNNQQASQEEAYVALFMQRCSELDDYDGETHSLLLTTLMQFLAQPDLAQLSDDKFQSQIQNLVLRHLSLLLGYGPTERAFCLTPQKLRASAPFNAFLSALPQVLDRNLAIGANLLPMTLSLMIFCPAPPSKNNGPGGNSWLQCHGQAGVPITTHGSMSSVGFASGSAAAAASNNVNDRHNGTTPQRAYKPTYSLWYLETHPRRMWLQTVLVILYKYRYNQPNLAPLVQSIIRIVLNTLESQYHRCYRYGGIGATLSHGHPSTAQHQLHGVSSTATMRMRDQSQGSLEVETPIDPTDLKGRANVIGHGVGAVLGIAGLVWGSSTIQHQIQLQVATKSNVTLTSRRELTGSISSECDIDTDVDGIELEVIPESPKSSRPDPDWDRDSLAEVEVLSEMSQQEPNAATAASEVSLAACVRQPSGVYEAHTIVSHRQVNAADAAAAAAAATATPTGVRTRQRKMGISMGTMGPEIPFLSTEQSNRQQQQPQIETPAPHPAPVNHAVHTPMKQSCLRVGDEVACHRCSKCNAPFEEFSEEELGLCIVIISTFVHREPALAATMLPEILRCNAKWAGSTTYTWQMGSNLYVPGEVGAIARQFLRCLLHQLTPNKVFIQLFQTQVPEEMKQSFFKTMASALTDFVELTPAAPLQLLLESLNEQKQLSPAQIAMMLPNVACYIECLPPLELSAQIWTPLFAQLEIFCTRLILVLPLLNGNPIHSNSLLRIMGSTNRVAALQLAPSRGSILDSFAKILLYIIQHWAGFDYKHLVELCHLAFRSFNKDREKYMLTRTLVDELVSVMKLKSSLPDSTLIILVHFTLQDAGGTLPPHCLLMDEMDCGANTVKLSGSDGSAGAGTTGAFDCIRPHFSDIMDFLADVHTLSKLKSNSRAMSPGPGLDEDTLGGTVKAGMAQLLALEVVRGNGKDNKCLQRYMPWLLNPPSSIQQGPREFLECVCHVRLLSWLLLGALQHTALVTHTHSNGPLSVSIGATTNPCLPLPIEVSCSLADHIQGILAGFAEQSKTSVLHMSSLYHAFLLCQLWTIYLEFMAGQLGNNSNAEQQATIFNVLVDFWSKITPSVLQLVAHSSVLTEMVNLHFLSLMEALSECKSSVLSLLLPLWTPVLQAQNSQTQLPVHLQVRLQACVEGYSLNTGTASSGGGVCEGLETHLEGWLLRWLQKLQFKMGQIEIQSSTASQFYNV, encoded by the exons ATGGCGCAGACGCGGGACATGCGCATTTGGCGGGAGGCAAAGCCACAGCGACACGGCCGTCGGGAGTCTGTGAACGCAAGGAACAATCATCGACCCGTTTCATCCCGTGTCTGTTATCGGGCGACCGACAACATGGCCACGAGAGCAGCGACAT TCGCTGCCAAGGTGAGAAATTTGCACGATTATCAACTTCGACTGCTCAACAGCTCCGGCTCACCGCCATCCGGTCACGATGTAGCCAATACGCTCAAATACTTCTCGCAGACGCTTCTCG GAATCTTGAAGGATGTGCCGGATTTCCCGCTCGTCATGGTGTACAACCGGGAGAGCAACACCAAACGCATGGCCCTATTCCCGAGCCTCGATTACAAGGGCCTCTACACCGTTTTGATCCAGCTGCTGGAAGTGGCTCCGCTCATTCAGACCGGAGTCGATG TGCTGGGCCAGGCGCTGATCAGCACGATCCTATGCGTCATGCCGTTCCTCGAACAGGATCTAATCGATAATCTGCCCAGTCTGGTTGCCTCGTCTATCGTTCACATGCCCAGCTCTCTTCACGGCTACATCGTTCAGGTCCTCTGCTCCTTCCTCCTGCCGCTCACCATGG GCACTCCGCCAGCAGACGGCGTATTCAACGTGATCGAGCCGTCCGTTCCCGGAATTATTATGGCCGTTCTCCAGTACACGACGAATACAG CTCACCACTGCCAATTGATGGAGACGCTCATGTCACTTAAACCGGATGTGGCTAAGGATTTACTCTGCATTATCGCTCATGGGACATTGAAGGCTCGCGTGCCCGGCGCCCACCTCTTATTTTACTATTGGCCGTCGTTAAATCCCACGCTGTACGATCGGCGCGGCGTCAACACGAAATTCAACG gATTCGCTCTCAATG GTTGGAAGCCGGTCATGTGTCAACGAGACGAGTGCCAAAGCAGCGGCGAAGCGGCCGAAGCTATCAAACTCTGTCTGGATCATCGGGTGGCCGTTGTCCAGCAGAGCAATAACGAGAACGGACCCCTCTTGGTGATTTGCGCTACTTGCGCTGATGAAATCAAACGCTTGGAACCGCCCGCTAACTTGTCCTCCAATggcaatcaacaacaacattttgagCCGCTTGTGGAACTCCTTTTGCCGATGCTCCAAGTTGCCGCTACGTGCGATAACACG AGTTGCCGTTCAACGGACAAGACGGCCAGCGTGTCGTGCTTCTCGTCCAGCTGCACCAGTTATAATGACAGACGGCCGATACGCTATTGCGCCCAGTGTCACTCGATCCGGCACAACAACCGGCGCGGAGGCGACCACATTTTCCACTGCAATCTGACATCGGCCTGGGAGATGTCGCCAGAGATGCAGAGTTACACGGTAGATGCCGTCGTCAGTCTCCTGAAAGAAGCCCAGCCGTACAGCTTCGAACGAAGTAGCGAGAGCAACGATCGACTCACTCGGGCTGGACTTTGGCTCTGTGGAGATTTGGATACGATTTACTCGTTCGGATTGGAAGAGAGAAGATTGCTCAGTCGCTACGGCGTCTGGCTTCTGACGGCCGTGTGCCGGCCCGTGCCCGAAGCAGCCAAATCCATCATCGGAAGGTTAATAGGCGCTCTCTTTCACTGGTTCGACACTACGGCTCACGTCACCGATG ATCAAGCCGGAAGCGTACTGGAGCCACTCAAATCGGAAATGCTTCGGGAATGGATCGTCGAGGCGCAGGAAAACCAACTGGACGTTCTGCTCGACTGTTTGATGCCCTGGCCGGCTTCATACTCGAGAGTGGGAGGCAGTTGGGACACGGGTCATTGTCCGAAAGCCGTTCACATTAAGGAAGGATTCAACCGTCTCTTTTGTCTCGTTCCTTACGAAATCATCACCGTCGATTTGTGGAATGACATTGTACCCCGTTGGCTGGAATCGATGGTCACCACTGTGCCATCCGATGAGTGGATAGAATTCCGAATTATTTTAAG CAAATTACTGGACTCGAGTATGAGCCCTTTGGGATTCGATGCCCAACAAATGTTTCGTTTCCTGGCTGTCCGCTTCCGTGGAACTCATCTGCGTGTTCAACAACAAACACTCAACTGGCTCCAGCTTCTCTCCTCGTTGCACATTGTTGTCCCCATCGATCTCCTGGTCAACATTTTCCAGGAGGGAGTCAACACGAGTAAACTGGACACCGACAACGAAATCCCAAATTTCG ATATGGAGGAAATTCGACCGTTATCTCCCGTATCGAATCAAAGTGTTTCGTCATCCGAGTTGCCTCTGAGTCTTCCGGAGAAGAGCCTGGCCTGTCACGTCCTAATGTTAGACATTTTACTGGAGCAACTGGAAGTCCAAGAGGAGCCTAGTAATGGGGGATTGACGGGAGCGCCGCTCGCTCAGCACTGCCTCACGCTTTTGAAAGATATGATTCACGTCCGGCAATGCATGCTGCATAATTGCACGTCGGCTGATTGCTACATGTGTAGTCTGTTGACATCGTGGTATCAGCTGGCGCAGGAGTTGATTGCTTTCTACTCGCCACTGCACGCGGCTGTCGTTAGTGAGTGTTTCGAAGAGCTCGAGAATTGCGTGGAGATGGCCGCTGCCCAGTCagtccagcaacaacagcaacccaGCCCTGGTGAACAGCAGACAAACAAACCGGAAGAGGCTATATCAACCGTTTATTatcaagaacaacaacaacaacaagtatTACAACTGGGCGAAGTCAGAACGGCCAAAATGGAGACCGTGTCCGAGTTAGATCTGGCGCCGATCCTACCATCAGAAAGAGTCCTCAGAG CTGTAGCCAATGCTGTGACTTGCACTGAAATGGAAGTGGCCGGCTGCAAAGCCCAAGTAGCTCAGCCGAGCATGTTGACGGACGATCCTTCAGACCACATGGATCATCCAGACCATCAACAGCCGAATCAACAATATTGGGTGACGACCGCCGGCAAATTTCGATTTGCGCTGGATGAATTGCCGAATCACCTCCAACTCATTTACGGATTCCTGAAAGAGCTCTACCACTTGATCCGACCGGACACTCAACGACATCTACTCCGCTGCGTCGAAATCCTTTGTCTACACTGCGAGGTGCTCAGTAAATCCGCCTGTCGCGAGCATCCAGGCTTCCTGTTCTGGGTTCAAGAAAATCTCACCGTGGCCCAGCTCTGGAATCTCCTCGAGAGTCAAACATCGCACGTCGCCCAGACGTGTGCCTCTCTCTTGCTGCACTGTCTCACTCTTCCTGGTGGATCGGATGTTTTCTGGAAAATTATGGAATCGGATTTCCACTCGCGCGATTGGAAGACTCGCTTTTCATCCGTGGAGCGGATGATGTTGGTGTGCCAATTTCTGGACGATCCCACCGTCAAACAGAGTTCCATTTTACAGTCGATCCTGACCAACGCCTTTTGTTTCCTCATTTCATCAATGGACGATATCAACACAGCTGTAGCCAACCGGGCAACCATACTCCTTGAGAGCTTGCACGATGGATCGCTTAAACTACTCGTCTGGTGTATGGAACAGCAGTTTGACAGTTTCATTAGCGACAGGCCTCTGTTGTTGCACTCGATTATGGCCCTGCATCATCACCCTTGGCTGACCAAACGCAAGATCATCTCgtggaaattctttttcaatcgtttCGACGCTTTGTATTTGGAAGCCCAGTTGAGCTTGCAGCGGGCCGGGGAATTGATTGAACCGCGTGATCTCAAGTCCAGTCACATGTCAAACGAAAGCTTCAACAAGAAATTGCAGAAAGCTCGTGAGGCCATCAAGCGCTACGCTCCTAGCAGGTCTAGTTCGCCAACTCAACAGCAACCGAGGAGCTTGATGCGGTCGTTGAGCCTGTCAACTCATCGCTTCAATCGCCGAAAGTCTACGCCCATTCATCACCCACAGCACGGAGTGACCAAGAGTTACAGCCGACAAAGTTCTTCAGCCCAGTTGAAGTTGATGCGATCCAGGGGCGCTCTCGGTGGCGACAGGATGAACAACCAACAAGCGTCTCAAGAAGAAGCCTACGTTGCTCTCTTCATGCAACGTTGCTCGGAACTGGACGACTACGATGGTGAAACCCACTCTTTACTGTTGACTACGCTGATGCAATTCCTGGCGCAGCCAGATCTCGCCCAGTTGAGCGACGACAAGTTCCAATCGCAAATTCAGAACCTGGTCCTTCGACATTTAAGTCTTTTGCTGGGCTACGGACCCACCGAAAGAGCTTTCTGTTTGACACCACAGAAACTCAGAGCATCGGCTCCTTTCAACGCCTTTCTCTCGGCTCTTCCGCAAGTTCTGGATCGTAATTTAGCTATCGGGGCCAATCTTCTGCCGATGACGTTATCTTTGATGATTTTCTGTCCCGCCCCGCCGTCAAAGAACAACGGCCCTGGAGGTAATTCGTGGTTACAATGTCATGGGCAAGCTGGTGTGCCCATCACAACTCACGGATCCATGAGTAGCGTTGGTTTCGCTTCCGGATCAGCTGCTGCAGCAGCTTCGAATAA CGTCAACGATCGACACAACGGCACGACTCCACAAAGAGCCTACAAACCGACCTATTCCCTATGGTATTTGGAAACTCATCCTCGACGGATGTGGTTACAAACAGTGCTAGTAATCCTCTATaag TATCGTTATAACCAACCGAATTTAGCTCCGCTAGTGCAGAGCATCATCCGGATCGTTCTCAACACTCTGGAATCTCAATACCATCGCTGTTATCGCTACGGTGGTATTGGGGCCACTTTAAGTCACGGCCATCCATCGACAGCGCAGCATCAACTCCATGGGGTTTCTTCAACTGCCACTATGAGAATGAGAGACCAGAGTCAGGGCTCTTTGGAAGTAGAAACTCCAATTGATCCAACAGATCTAAAAG GAAGAGCAAATGTCATTGGACACGGCGTAGGAGCTGTTCTTGGCATAGCTGGATTGGTCTGGGGCTCCTCTACAATTCAACATCAAATTCAGCTACAAGTTGCAACG AAATCAAACGTCACATTGACGTCCCGACGTGAGTTGACGGGAAGTATCTCTAGTGAATGTGACATTGACACTGACGTTGATGGCATAGAACTTGAAGTTATACCTGAGAGTCCCAAGAGTAGTCGGCCGGATCCTGATTGGGATCGAGATTCACTTGCTGAAGTTGag GTTCTCTCAGAAATGTCACAACAAGAACCGAATGCCGCCACTGCAGCGTCAGAAGTATCGCTGGCGGCCTGTGTCCGACAACCATCGGGTGTCTATGAAGCCCATACAATTGTTTCGCACCGTCAGGTCAATGCAGCGgacgctgctgccgccgcagcagcagccacagcGACACCTACGGGAGTCAGAACTCGACAGAGAAAAATGGGCATCTCTATGGGAACCATGGGTCCCGAAATTCCGTTTCTATCCACCGAACAATCAAACCGTCAGCAACAACAGCCTCAGATTGAAACCCCAGCACCTCATCCAGCCCCTGTCAATCACGCAGTACATACGCCCATGAAACAGAGCTGTCTTCGCGTCGGTGACGAAGTGGCGTGTCACCGTTGTTCCAAATGCAACGCACCATTTGAAGAATTCAGCGAAGAAGAACTCGGATTATGTATCGTCATTATATCGACATTCGTTCATCGCGAGCCTGCTTTGGCTGCTACTATGCTACCAGAAATTCTCCGCTGTAACGCAAA GTGGGCGGGAAGTACGACATATACCTGGCAAATGGGTAGCAATTTGTACGTACCCGGTGAAGTTGGTGCGATTGCTCGCCAATTTCTCCGCTGCTTGTTGCATCAGCTCACACCGAACAAGGTCTTCATCCAATTATTCCAGACTCAAGTGCCTGAAGAGATGAAGCAGTCTTTCTTCAAGACGATGGCATCGGCGTTGACGGATTTCGTTGAACTTACTCCGGCGGCACCGCTCCAGTTGTTGCTCGAGTCACTGAATGAGCAAAAACAGTTGTCGCCAGCCCAGATCGCCATGATGTTGCCCAATGTGGCCTGCTATATCGAGTGTCTTCCGCCGCTCGAATTGAGTGCCCAGATTTGGACCCCCCTATTCGCTCAGCTGGAAATCTTCTGTACGCGACTCATTTTAGTCTTACCGCTGCTGAATGGCAATCCAATTCACAGCAATTCGCTTTTGAGAATTATGGGCAGCACAAACCGTGTGGCAGCACTtcaactcgccccatctcgTGGCAGCATACTTGATTCTTTCGCCAAGATCCTGCTCTATATCATCCAACATTGGGCTGGCTTTGATTACAAGCATCTCGTGGAACTCTGTCACCTGGCTTTCCGGTCCTTCAACAAG GATCGAGAAAAGTACATGTTGACAAGGACGCTCGTCGATGAACTAGTGTCggtaatgaaattaaaatcaagTCTTCCAGATTCTACCTTGATCATTTTGGTGCATTTCACCTTGCAA GACGCTGGAGGAACTTTGCCACCCCATTGCCTGCTAATGGATGAAATGGATTGCGGTGCCAACACTGTCAAGTTATCCGGATCGGATGGATCTGCAGGCGCTGGCACCACGGGTGCATTTGACTGCATCCGTCCACACTTTAGCGATATTATGGACTTTTTGGCCGACGTTCATACGCTTAGCAAATTGAAGAGCAATAGCAGAGCTATGAGTCCTGGTCCCGGTTTAGATGAAGATACTCTTGGCGGAACGGTCAAAGCCGGAATGGCCCAACTCTTGGCATTGGAAGTCGTTCGTGGAAATGGCAAGGATAACAAATGCCTTCAGCGTTACATGCCCTGGTTATTGAACCCGCCATCCTCCATCCAGCAAGG GCCGCGAGAGTTTCTGGAGTGCGTTTGTCATGTGAGATTGTTGTCTTGGCTCTTACTAGGGGCATTGCAACATACAGCTTTGGTTACTCACACACATTCTAATGGACCACTTTCCGTATCAA TAGGCGCTACAACTAATCCTTGTTTGCCGCTACCAATCGAAGTCTCGTGTTCGCTGGCCGATCACATTCAGGGTATATTAGCTGGTTTCGCGGAGCAGTCgaaaacgtccgtacttcaCATGTCATCTCTCTATCATGCCTTCCTGCTCTGccaa CTTTGGACCATTTACTTGGAGTTCATGGCTGGCCAGTTGGGCAATAATTCTAACGCAGAGCAGCAAGCTACCATTTTCAACGTTCTAGTAGATTTCTGGAGCAAAATTACTCCTTCCGTATTACAGTTGGTGGCGCACTCATCAGTG CTGACTGAAATGGTCAATTTACATTTCTTGAGTCTGATGGAAGCACTGTCAGAGTGCAAATCGTCTGTTTTATCACTCTTGTTACCTCTTTGGACACCAGTTCTACAGGCACAGAATTCTCAG ACGCAGCTACCTGTACATTTGCAGGTCCGATTACAGGCCTGTGTGGAGGGCTATTCCCTCAACACTGGTACGGCATCAAGTGGCGGTGGCGTATGCGAAGGACTGGAAACACATTTGGAAGGCTGGCTACTGCGATGGCTTCAGAAACTCCAATTCAAAATGGGCCAAATAGAAATTCAATCGTCCACTGCTAGTCAGTTTTATAATGTTTAG